Proteins encoded by one window of Kribbella italica:
- a CDS encoding VOC family protein yields MGLRIGALIVDSTDPGRLARFWAEALDWVISRDVDPEWVVEPPEGSREDCVVADLLFIKVPEPRSGKNRLHLDLRPEDQAAEVARLEALGATRVDIGQGDDRPWVVMADPEGNEFCVQNAHPPEVHADWLRRYDAYQPTLNHGASADR; encoded by the coding sequence ATGGGCCTGCGTATCGGTGCACTGATCGTCGACTCCACCGACCCCGGGCGGCTCGCCAGGTTCTGGGCGGAGGCGCTGGACTGGGTGATCAGCCGGGACGTCGATCCCGAGTGGGTCGTCGAGCCGCCCGAGGGAAGCCGCGAGGACTGTGTCGTGGCCGACCTGCTGTTCATCAAAGTGCCCGAACCACGCTCAGGCAAGAACCGCCTACATCTCGACCTCCGCCCGGAGGACCAGGCAGCGGAGGTCGCCCGGCTGGAAGCACTGGGCGCCACCCGCGTCGACATCGGCCAGGGCGACGACCGCCCGTGGGTCGTGATGGCCGATCCGGAGGGCAACGAGTTCTGCGTCCAGAACGCCCATCCACCAGAGGTCCACGCCGACTGGCTCCGGCGGTACGACGCTTACCAGCCGACCCTCAACCATGGAGCGTCGGCCGATAGATGA
- a CDS encoding dihydrofolate reductase family protein has product MTAIYTFDVFSTLDGFASYDDGDWGGYWGKQGPEFLERRLALYGEEQRMVLGANTYRQMAEILGSIELDPVNARMYNLPTTVVSATLEGPLNWPDATLEYGDAVDVVGRLKEESPVPLRSNGSLLLNRSLLDAGLVDRVLLTIFPVITGQTGAEPIFLGTKDFDLELLESRTLDGSIQELIYRPTLHG; this is encoded by the coding sequence ATGACCGCGATCTACACCTTCGACGTCTTCTCCACTCTCGACGGGTTCGCCTCGTACGACGACGGCGACTGGGGTGGCTACTGGGGCAAGCAGGGGCCCGAGTTCCTCGAGCGCCGCCTCGCGCTGTACGGCGAGGAGCAGCGGATGGTGCTCGGCGCCAACACCTACCGGCAGATGGCGGAGATCCTCGGCTCGATCGAGCTCGACCCGGTGAATGCCCGGATGTACAACCTGCCGACGACGGTCGTGTCGGCGACGCTCGAGGGGCCGCTCAACTGGCCGGACGCGACGCTCGAGTATGGCGATGCCGTCGACGTCGTGGGCCGGTTGAAGGAGGAGTCGCCGGTTCCGTTGCGGTCGAACGGGAGCTTGCTGCTCAACCGATCGCTGTTGGACGCCGGGCTGGTCGATCGGGTGCTGCTGACCATCTTCCCGGTGATCACCGGTCAGACCGGGGCGGAGCCGATCTTCCTGGGGACCAAGGATTTCGACCTGGAGCTGCTCGAGAGCCGGACACTTGACGGCAGCATTCAGGAGCTCATCTATCGGCCGACGCTCCATGGTTGA
- a CDS encoding phosphotransferase family protein, producing the protein MSQTHQVEIFGEVVTKTYVDWSRDEHLREWAALQVISAARPDLVPVPIGLEEPEPEREPELEGKRRPGLEGELGAGSERELGRGLGSGPEPGVASGLGPRPEPGPEWERAGSESGLESQREPGAAGLERGRELRQRPESGVELGARALGKVRAGAGRPVVVMSRLAGVPMGGCLSAAQLDGLRVALDALWSVPSEGVESIDCGRFVARVRRSVVSWDGGGVIAEAHEVAREWLAGADADELVEPRVPVIGHGDPNLANYLWDGERVRIIDFEDSGRSDLAVELANLVEHLASRGTDWRPFLSRYDVDAERLRAARRLFAAFWLTLIRPGGPSAHRNPPGTAEAQAERLLGLLR; encoded by the coding sequence ATGAGTCAGACGCATCAGGTGGAGATCTTCGGTGAGGTTGTGACCAAGACGTACGTGGACTGGAGCCGGGACGAGCATCTGCGGGAGTGGGCTGCGCTGCAGGTGATCTCTGCTGCGAGGCCTGACCTGGTACCGGTGCCGATCGGCCTCGAGGAGCCGGAGCCGGAGCGGGAGCCGGAGCTGGAGGGGAAGCGCAGGCCCGGGCTGGAGGGGGAACTGGGGGCGGGGTCGGAGCGGGAGCTGGGCCGGGGACTGGGGTCAGGCCCAGAGCCGGGAGTCGCGTCGGGGCTGGGCCCGAGGCCGGAGCCGGGGCCGGAGTGGGAGCGGGCGGGTTCGGAGTCGGGACTGGAGTCGCAGCGGGAGCCGGGGGCGGCGGGGTTGGAGCGGGGGCGGGAGTTGAGGCAGCGGCCGGAGTCCGGGGTGGAGTTGGGGGCGAGGGCGTTGGGGAAGGTGAGGGCAGGGGCGGGGCGGCCGGTGGTGGTGATGAGTCGGCTTGCCGGCGTACCGATGGGTGGGTGTTTGTCGGCGGCGCAGCTGGATGGGCTTCGGGTGGCGCTTGATGCGTTGTGGTCGGTTCCTTCGGAGGGCGTCGAGTCGATTGATTGTGGGCGGTTTGTTGCTCGGGTCAGGCGGTCGGTCGTGTCCTGGGATGGGGGAGGGGTCATTGCCGAGGCGCATGAGGTGGCGCGGGAGTGGCTGGCGGGGGCGGACGCTGACGAACTGGTGGAGCCGCGGGTGCCTGTGATCGGGCACGGAGATCCGAATCTGGCGAACTATCTCTGGGACGGTGAGCGCGTACGGATCATCGACTTCGAGGACTCCGGGCGGAGCGACCTTGCTGTCGAGTTGGCCAACCTTGTTGAGCACCTCGCCTCTCGCGGCACCGACTGGCGGCCCTTTCTCAGCCGGTATGACGTGGATGCTGAGCGCCTCCGGGCCGCGCGGCGGTTGTTTGCGGCGTTCTGGCTCACGCTCATCCGCCCGGGCGGTCCATCGGCGCATCGCAACCCGCCGGGAACCGCCGAAGCACAGGCCGAACGGCTCCTCGGTCTGCTCCGGTAG
- a CDS encoding DinB family protein yields MAEFLRSEQFRGGRIHLSDLAGLEIRDCEVDGLKIVDCYGSDVYVGGAFERLVVNDVDVTAYVEGELDRQHPARVAAREARSVEDYRAVWDVVEGLWAATIERARKLPEATLQERVDGEWSFVETHRHLLFASDAWLGNAVLEEAAPYNSLGYPAGGTPDEEAANLGLSLDATPTLDEVLDARRARMAVMRQTVDALTDAELDRVCGRKPADPYPDQEYVVRRCLKVILKEEAEHHRYAVRDLAVLEAVRSGPVRS; encoded by the coding sequence ATGGCTGAGTTCTTGCGAAGTGAACAGTTTCGGGGTGGGCGGATTCATCTGTCGGACCTTGCCGGGCTCGAGATTCGTGACTGTGAGGTCGACGGGCTGAAGATCGTCGACTGCTACGGGAGTGACGTCTACGTCGGTGGGGCTTTCGAGCGGCTCGTGGTGAACGACGTCGACGTGACGGCGTACGTCGAGGGCGAGCTCGATCGGCAGCATCCGGCGCGGGTGGCGGCGCGGGAAGCGCGCAGCGTCGAGGACTACCGGGCGGTCTGGGACGTCGTCGAGGGGTTGTGGGCCGCGACGATCGAGCGCGCAAGGAAGTTGCCTGAAGCAACGCTTCAGGAGCGGGTCGACGGGGAGTGGTCGTTCGTCGAGACCCATCGGCACTTGCTGTTCGCGAGTGATGCCTGGCTCGGCAACGCGGTGCTCGAGGAAGCCGCCCCGTACAACTCACTGGGGTACCCGGCCGGTGGGACGCCGGACGAGGAGGCGGCCAACCTCGGGCTCAGCCTGGACGCCACGCCGACGCTCGACGAGGTGCTCGACGCCCGGCGCGCGCGGATGGCCGTGATGCGGCAGACCGTCGACGCACTGACCGACGCCGAGCTCGATCGGGTTTGCGGACGCAAGCCGGCCGACCCGTATCCGGACCAGGAGTACGTCGTACGGCGGTGCCTGAAGGTGATCCTGAAGGAGGAGGCCGAGCACCACCGGTACGCCGTACGGGATCTTGCGGTGCTGGAGGCTGTCAGATCCGGGCCGGTGCGTTCGTAG
- a CDS encoding DUF3592 domain-containing protein: MGKDVDWPGRGPTWLGVPALVVAVVGGLGLAEISHRQGFSRDLLTNGTETVASSVQVDVRRGGISNPEVVFRTTDGREIRTALADAHVNGDEGMADGQQTPRPGTRYAAPLTIVYRPSDPSVALALVDAGEWVADQHTARRGKWMMTGGLAVTLIALAGLSRGARRRGLAWWQWYTAAPPTGAD, encoded by the coding sequence GTGGGAAAGGACGTGGACTGGCCCGGCCGGGGGCCGACATGGCTCGGTGTGCCCGCGCTGGTGGTGGCGGTGGTCGGTGGGTTGGGGCTGGCGGAGATTTCGCATCGGCAGGGGTTCAGCCGGGACCTGCTGACCAACGGGACGGAGACCGTCGCATCGTCGGTGCAAGTGGACGTGAGGCGCGGCGGCATCAGCAATCCGGAGGTCGTCTTTCGGACTACTGACGGCCGGGAGATCAGGACCGCACTGGCCGACGCCCACGTGAACGGCGACGAGGGCATGGCGGACGGACAGCAGACGCCGCGACCTGGGACCCGATACGCGGCGCCCTTGACGATCGTCTACCGGCCGTCGGACCCGTCGGTGGCGCTGGCCTTGGTCGACGCCGGCGAGTGGGTCGCGGACCAGCACACGGCGCGTCGCGGGAAGTGGATGATGACCGGCGGGCTCGCGGTGACGCTGATCGCCCTGGCCGGGCTGAGCCGTGGCGCGCGGAGACGAGGGCTCGCGTGGTGGCAGTGGTACACCGCCGCGCCGCCTACCGGAGCAGACTGA